Below is a genomic region from Dryobates pubescens isolate bDryPub1 chromosome 1, bDryPub1.pri, whole genome shotgun sequence.
agctggtcaGAGTGATGATGGACAGGTCGCAGCGCAAGACCTGCATCGAGACCGACCCACGCCTCTTCTGCATGGCTGTGAGTTGCTGCGTGCGGCCTTGCTGAccttccagggctgctctcagctgtccAGGCCCCCTaactgccctcccctgcccaccccaggccCTGACCTCCCCCGGGCTGCAGCAATATCCTCTTGTCTGGGTGTTTTCTGCAGGCCATCAAGATCGTAGGCAAGATTGTCCTGCAGCCCGCCTGCCAGCAGGAGGTGAAGGCAATTTTCCCCCAGCTTTTCCTGGCACTGCTTTTCCAAGTGTCATTCACCACTGAGCTGATGCCTGCGGAGGTGCTGATGTGGTGGGACAACCAACAGGAGCAGTGCACTCCTATCaggtgctccatccctgtcCTCTCAGCCCTGACAGCCACTCCCAGCCAGTCCAGGGGGCCAGGTGGGAGCTAAGCGTTTCTCCTTGTGCAGGTCTGCCGTGCAGTCCATGagagtgctgctctgcagcatgggCTTGGAGAGCCAGGTGCTGGCCATCCAGGAACAGGGGGGCTGGGACGCCCTGCTCAGAGCCAAGACCCACCTCATGGGAGTGCGCATCGTGGCCAGGTCAGAGCCTCTTCTCCCCGCTCCTGGGGGACCGGGCAGCCCACGCTGCCATCCCCTGCCTTGAGGCTGATGGCAGGGCAATGCCCATTGCTCAgagtggtgctgcaggctggagatgtCCAGACTGGTGCACATCCCAAAGAGATCTACCTGCCcaatctcctcctttcctctgccagggagatgatggagaTGCCAACGCTCCTGCGCTCCACCTTCTTCTGCCAGCTGGCAGAGATCCTCAGCGGGAAGGACCCGAGCTGTGAGATGATTGCCATGGTCTTCTTCATTGAGGTGAGCCTGATGGCATTGGTTGCAAGCTGCATCTGACACAGCTCTCCCAGACCCAGTGCTGTGGGGCATGGGGGCTCTGTGCAGTTCCTGcagtctccatctggacttggTCTTGCCCTTGGTGTCCTTGGCCTGAGCTGACGcttggagccagcagggcacctTGCCACAGCTGCCACTCTGTGTGTTTCAGACAGTGGAGTGCTCTGactgtgaggaggagctgcaacGTGCCCTGAAAATCCTGGCCATGTatctgcagagccagtgcctgGGGAtgcccagcctggtgctcagAGCCATCCTCAGGCTCACCCAGAGGCCCGACACAGTGAGTAGGGGTCAGGCGGGACAGCAGCCCCGAGCCGAGCGGTGGCAGCCACAGGGCTAGCAAGGAGCGGGccttgcagctcctcctcctcctcctccgtgccctgctcctgcattgGCCGCCCTGGTGAGCCAGGTCTGGCGGGGCCTTGCCCTCCATAACCCGCGCTGTCTGCCAAGCACTACGTGCAGAGGGTTTGTGCCCCTGCCACGGGTCGCTGCTTCACTGAAGGAGGTGGCATGTCTCACACAGGCAAGGAAAACCCTCGTCCTGCTGCCACTCGTCCTGGAGCGGCTGCGGGATGACGACGGCGCCAGCAGCGCCGCAGCCCTGCCCGTGCTCGCCGCCATGCTGCGGCTGCTTGAGGGGAGGAGGCTCAACCTCGccgccctggagctggctgacaaGCTCTGGCCCCTCTTTGGCAACGTAAGTCTGaggagagccctgtgccccctcaccGGGCACTTCCATTCGTGTctcccaccacagctcctgtgctctgccccacagcccccacaccctagtgctgccctcagctgcatCCCAAACGCCCCACATGGACTCAGCCCACTTTGGCGTCAGGGACGCTGGTggcaggccagcagcacctccctcccttttgcagcagggctgcctgtggctgctttggggatgtccagctctgtgccagccccttcctccccatCAGACTGGGCCTGagatcctcctcccctcctcccccaggagTCGGACACTGTGCGGGAGCTCTCCATCCGTCTCTTCCGAGATGCGATGAGGCTCGTGGCGCgccaagggaaggaaaagatgaagaagGTGGTGTGCAacagcctgctgccactgctcttcCACCTGCACGACGAGAgcaagagtgtggcccaggTGGGATTCCCAACCCAGCTGCTCCTTTAGCCAGGGCAGTCCTGACACTGGACCCTTCAAACGCGTGTCACCATGAGGTCTAGCTTGCTGCATCTGTAGCACCGGGCAGAGTCCTCTCTCCTTGCCCCCTGCTTCATTtgtcctccctctgcctcccttcaCACAGCCCCTGGCATGGGTCCTTGAAGCCCCAGGAACTGAGCTGTGGATCTAAGGGAGCCTGGGGCCACCAGGGCCAAAAATATTAAAGCCCTAACTGGCTTCCAGTCAGAGAGAGTTGCtgcccttttcttcctctggggTGCTGAACTTGGTGGCAGCATCAGTCCCCAACCGGTGCATCTTCCCCAGATGGCCCAGGACAGGCGGCTCTGAGCCCTGCCAAGAGAGGGGGCACCGGGTCCTGTGCCCCTGCTAATGGTGGTggcatctctgctgctctccaggcctcCCAGGAAGCTCTCCGCAGCGCTGGCCACTTCCTGAACTGGaggaggctggcacagctggctgggaCTCAGCAGGCATGGAGCATCCGCGAGCGCTTGGTAAGCACAGTCCCAAAGACCCTGGGATCTTCCCTGGGcaagccctgccaccagcatgGCATCCGCATTCCTGAGGagtcctctgctccttctcaaccccagtgccacctggcaggcagctgggctggggaaactGACCTGACTGTCggggcagctctgtgcaaaCCCTGCACCCTACTCCTGTCTGCAGCTGTCCAAGAACAGGAGCAGGGCCAAGGACTACCTGCACCAGAGCCAGAGCTACCTGCGGAACCCTCAGGAGGCCCTGCggctggaggctgtgaggtTCATTGGTGAGCCACAATCCCCAGggtccctcccccctctcccagcaTCCCTGTGTTCTGCCACAGACCCTCTGGGGCACCCCTtcaccccctcccagccctgcctgcacagttGGGGCTGGCAGCAATCTCATCCATCCCTCCCCGGTGCTGCCCTCGGGGGTcagccctccccagggagctgtgtggctctATGGGCTGGCTGGTGGGGTCCCCAGTGGACTACGGGGTCCCTGACAGGCAGGGGGGGTCCCTGACATGTTTTGTCCCCTCAGGCCTCATCGGAAGACTGATGGATGAACGGCAGGACATGGAGCATGTCAGAGAGGGTGAGtgagggcggtggggatgaggAAGCGCCCTGGCACAGAGATCCGCCCTAGCCGGGCTAAGGGAGGGTCAGCTCCCATCTGGCCTCTGCGGGGAGCGTGTGTTTCTGGAGGGGGCTATTCTTGACCAgaagcctccagcccagccacctGTCCCCTGGCTCCCTCTTGGCCCAGGGAATCCTGGGCTGCAACGTGCAGTTCCTGGTGGGGACACAGGGTTGCCACCACACCTCTGACGCTTTGCTCCCACAGTCCTTGAAGATGCGAGGACAGATGACAGCCCCCTGGTCTCCTCCCTGCTGACTCAGACCATCCTTATCCTTGGACAAAGAAGTTAGGAAGCccaaaagctgctttccaggagaaACGTGCCAGGAGACTCTTCTCGGTAAGCAGTGAGTTGCTGCGTGAGGCCTTGCTGAccttccagggctgctctcagctgtccaggccccctgctgccctcccctgcccaccccaggccCTGACCTCCCCCGGGCTGCAGCAATATCCTCTTGTCTGGGTGTTTTCTGCAGGCCATCAAGATCGTAGGCAAGATCGTCCTGCAGCCCGCCTGCCAGCAGGAGGTGAAGGCAATTTTCCCCcaccttgtcctggcactgcttTTCCAAGTGTCATTCACTGTGGAGCTGATGCTATTCGAGGTGCTGATGTGGTGGGACAAACAACAGAAGCAGTTCACTCCTAACaggtgctccatccctgtcctggccctgctggagaCTGAGCTTGGACCCCACAATGTCTGCAGAACATCTTGAAGGTCAGGCCTTGGGACAGGGGCCCCACAGGGAGTGACCACTGGCTTGAATGGTGTGGGTCTCCCCCTCCCAGTAGCACTTGGTACacggctgggggcagggggccacAGGCCATATCCCAGAGCCCTCAAGCGAGGGAGGGAGTCACCCCGTAAGTCTTGGGGTCCCTTTGGTGGGGGCAGAGAGACATATTTTGAAGGGAACTGGAAGgcaacagaggcagcagcaggagcaggatgggatgatctgcctgctggagccagtTGCTGCAAAGAGCAAGGACACGAGCACCATGCCAGCCACTGCTCCTCAGCAAGTCTGGTCATGCCGTTATGTGCCATGCCACCTTCCTGGCACCCCAGAAGCTTTTCTcttcccaggtgctgctgccctacacctgttcccagctgccagaggtgCAGAAGAGAGCCATGGCACAGATCGCTAGGCTGCTCAACTTCATCAACAACTCCTCAGGGCTGGAGGTACTGAGTTCCTGCTCTGGGCATCCCCCGTGCCCTAGCCCTGTGCCTCTGAGCTCCAGGACACTCAAGGGAagctgggcacacaggcagcagctgtctgggggctggggccttgtccctgcccctgtcctgcTCATGTTCTCTCCCAGGgcatggcagggcagagcaggactgccccaggcacaggcagaagcctggctctggcagccctgacctgctctgggctgctgccccGCTGCTCTGGGACTAGCTGGGACTTCCTTTCTGCCCAGGCTCCACTTCTGCccatcctctctctcttcccccagaTCTGCCCCTGTTTTGCTCAGAGGAAGATCCTCAGGCATGAGTGCCCCAAGATCCAGAAGTTTGGTCTGCTGGGGAAGCTGGTGGGGCAGCTCACCCTCTCCTGCACCTGCAAGGACAAGGAGACCTCCTGcgaggctgcagaagctctcTATGAACTGCACATCTTCGTCCTGCAGCAGACAAGTAAGAGAAGCTGtgttgggatgggctgccccaggacattgcagccaggGCTCACTCTCcttggagagagggagaaagcctGATGCAGCCTCaacagccattgcccctggcccctgcccacagcagtccTGGGCCCTCCCTGGCTGTCTGCTCCCCAGACCTGTCCGGGTGCTCTCTTGCTTTGCCAGTGACTTTTCTGTCCAAccatctcaggctgcacctCTCACCCCGCACTCCCTTTCTGAGCACCCCACttttgctgcttcccaggcaAGGTGGAGTGGATGGATTAcagtgggcagctgcagcctctggtggGCTCACAGAAGCAGTCTTGGATGTTCTTCAGGGAGAATCGTGCCAGGAGACTCTTCTCGGTAagcagtgcccacagctcctggccagGGTGTCAGTGTGGCTGAAGGGACACCTGAGGTGTGGGGCTGAACAGGGCTCTcgctgctcctcagcaagggGCTAGGCAAAGGCCCCCAACGAGCTCCTGTTTCCCTCAGGACCCTGAGCCCTGCCATCGgtctcctccccagcacagcaaggcTCTGCATCTCCCTCTCGCTGCACAGCTGAGATACTCTGAGAGACAGGCTGTAGGTGACAATTCTTCTCTCCTTCACCCCACAGATGTTCACAGAATGCCTCCAGCCCTCCGGCCGGGCAgagatcatcctcatggccatcGCGGCCATGGAGCCCACAAGCGGCTACAATGTCAGCGTGGCTGCCCACATGGTCAGCAGCCTTGAGGTGGCTGCTGCTCGCCTGGGAAGCGAGTCTGTCGCCTTGCAGAAACTGGCCCGAAAGGATGTTCCCACTGTCCTTCCAGGCCTCCCCAGGTGCCAAAGAGAAAAGAGCCTGAACACTCAAAGTTTCAAGACAAAAGCGGGGTCTCTTTAGAGCATCCCCAGGACAGGCATTCCCGAGCCCGtccctcccaggcagctgctacCCAGGCACGGCCAAGGACGGGGTCTTGGGACACCCCAACCATAACCGGGGAGCCCAAACCaatcagcacacagccaggggctcGACCAATCGGCACGCAGCCAGGGGCCCCAAGCCAATCAGCACGCAGCCAGGGGCCCGGGCCAGCCCCGGCGGTTGACCGTAACCTGGGCAACCGACAGACTCAGTCGTTgagccctgtggctgcagctgagtgcgAGGAGCGCTGTTCCTATCGCTGTGTACTTTGGAGTCCCGTTGGCTTTCTGTGtcatccagccctgcctgcacagtcTCCGGGAGGACGGTGTTAGGACAGGCTAGTAGTGAGGAGTCTCTTGAGGGAGACACCTCTGCCCGCTGCCCCTGGCAGTGGGCGCCCTGCCTAGTGCAGGGTCCCTTTCACCCCTtcgctccctccctccttctctccctgccttcctctccctctgtctctctcGCAGGATGGCAGAGAGACCCCCCGGCACTCCCCGGCAGGCCTGGGTGGAGAAGGATGAAGCCATCCTAACTCCCACCTCTGCAACACAGCCCAGCGAGGTGTGTGAgttgcagcctctgcaggcaggTGAGTGTGTGggcgctgcaggcaggggctgcccagcctgtcctcatggccGGGCACACCAGGATCCCCTTCCCGTGCCACCCTTGTCCCTGGGGTGCACAGGGGACGCCGGTGCCCCGGCCATCAGCAAGGGCTGAggaacacccccaggagctAGTCAGAGGGCTTGGCTCTGGTCCTCACCTGGCCCCCACCcctgccttttctctcctggccAGATCCATCCTGCTCCACTTGGGCTATGCCAAGGGAGGATGAGAGCACCCTGAAAGCCATCCTAGGCTTCATCAGGTGTAGACCAGAGGTATTGTGGCCACTTCTgcaaggctgtgcccatgtcTCCTGGCCAGTCTTTCTGCCCCTGTCCTGAGCTCaaaggtgccagggctgtgctgagcacccccacTGGCTGTCTCTCCCTACTGACACTGCCTGTCTTCCTGTCCCTCGCTGGCTGGCAGCATCTGGACCAGAAGCTGATCTTTCTGGACTCTCTCCGCACCTTCTGTGTGGACCGCACACTGCAAGGAGTGTTGCACTTCTTCCAGGAGGAGGTGATCATGACCATTCAGGTAAGGGGCCAGTCaggctaaagcaggggcagaggccTCAGGCTAGGAGAGGGCTCAGCTggacagcagtgtgtggaagagagctgctccaggtcttcatccttggaggtgctccAATGCCACCTAGGTGGCCCAGCTGGAGACTGAGCTTGGACCCCACAATGTCCGCAGGCCCCCTGGCCAGCCGGTGGCTCTGTGGTTGGTATcacccttcctgccatggggctTGGCACCCCTGAGTGCTGGGTGGGGGTAACgtggcctctgccagccctgccagagcttgCTGGCTTGAaagaacctgccctgctccaccctGTCTCATCTTGCTGTGCTTCctagtggctgctgcaggaggagcccaTTGACTGCCTGGACACCGCGGTGCGGCAGCAAGCCATGCTGGCCATGGCCACCATGAGGTACGTGCCACaggccccagcctgtcctccccCCAGTTCCAGGTGGCCCTCACAGCACCCCTAGGGTTCACACCCAGGGTCTGGCCCCTCCTTGCTGAGTCTGAAGAGCAtctctctgtccctgcagtAGAGCCAGGCTGCTTCAGCAAGACAAGTACAGCATCCTGCAGGCCTGCTTCAAGAGCGTCTTCAGCCTGCCTCCACAGCACAGCCGGGGCTCTGCGGCTTTCCTCTACTCCAAGGTGTGCCATGGGGGGAAAGATGGGgacctcctctgccccaaggCCCCTTTCTGGACACCACGGAGCCACGGCTGACCCCCCCAGCCTTCCAGGGCTGTCCTCAAGACTTTTTACCCCTTGCAGACCCTGTCTGCGATGGACAGCATGTTGCAGGCACTGGTCTGCAGCGCTGGCACCCTTGGCGGCGTGGAGCTGCAGAACATCTTGAAGGTCAGGCCTTGGGACAGGGGCCCCACAGGGAGTGACCACTGGCTTGAATGGTGTGGGTCTCCCCCTCCCAGTAGCACTTGGTACacggctgggggcagggggccacAGGCCATATCCCAGAGCCCTCAAGCGAGGGAGGGAGTCACCCCGTAAGTCTTGGGGTCCCTTTGGTGGGGGCAGAGAGACATATTTTGAAGGGAACTGGAAGgcaacagaggcagcagcaggagcaggatgggatgatctgcctgctggagccagtTGCTGCAAAGAGCAAGGACACGAGCACCATGCCAGCCACTGCTCCTCAGCAAGTCTGGTCATGCCGTTATGTGCCATGCCACCTTCCTGGCACCCCAGAAGCTTTTCTcttcccaggtgctgctgccctacacctgttcccagctgccagaggtgCAGAAGAGAGCCATGGCACAGATCGCTAGGCTGCTCAACTTCATCAACAACTCCTCAGGGCTGGAGGTACTGAGTTCCTGCTCTGGGCATCCCCCGTGCCCTAGCCCTGTGCCTCTGAGCTCCAGGACACTCAAGGGAagctgggcacacaggcagcagctgtttgGGGGCTGGGGCCttgtccctgcccctgtcctgTCATGTTCTCTCCCAGGgcatggcagggcagagcaggactgccccaggcacaggcagaagcctggctctggcagccctgacctgctctgggctgctgccccGCTGCTCTGGGACTAGCTGGGACTTCCCTTCTGCCCAGGCTCCACTTCTGCCCATCCACTCTCTTTTCCCCCAGATCTGCCCCTGTTTTGCACAGAGGAAGATCCTCAGGCATGAGTGCCCCAAGATCCAGAAGTTTGGTCTGCTGGGGAAGCTGGTGGGGCAGCTCACCCTCTCCTGCACCTGCAAGGACAAGGAGACCTCCTGcgaggctgcagaagctctcTATGAACTGCACATCTTCGTCCTGCAGCAGACAAGTAAGAGAAGCTGtgttgggatgggctgccccaggacattgcagccaggGCTCACTCTCcttggagagagggagaaagcctGATGCAGCCTCaacagccattgcccctggcccctgcccacagcagtccTGGGCCCTCCCTGGCTGTCTGCTCCCCAGACCTGTCCGGGTGCTCTCTTGCTTTGCCAGTGACTTTTCTGTCCAAccatctcaggctgcacctCCCACCCCGCACTCCCTTTCTGAGCACCCCACttttgctgcttcccaggcaAGGTGGAGTGGATGGATTAcagtgggcagctgcagcctctggtggGCTCACAGAAGCAGTCTTGGATGTTCTTCAGGGAGTATCGTGCCAGGAGACTCTTCTCGGTAAGCAGTGCCCACGGCTCCTGGCCAGGGTGCCAGTGTGGCTGAAGGGACACCTGAGGTGTGGGGCTGAACAGGGCTCTcgctgctcctcagcaagggGCTAGGCAAAGGCCCCCAGCGAGCTCCTGTTTCCCTCAGGACCCTGAGCCCTGCCATCGgtctcctccccagcacagcaaggcTCTGCATCTCCCTCTCGCTGCACAGCTGAGATACTCTGAGAGACAGGCTGTAGGTGACAGTTCTTCTCTCCTTCACCCCACAGATGTTCACAGAatgcctccagccctccagccggGCAgagatcatcctcatggccatcGCGGCCATGGAGCCCACAAGCGGCTACAATGTCAGCGTGGCTGCCCACATGGTCAGCAGCCTTGTGGTGGACTCTTCCTTCCTGCCAGGAACGGTGAGTAGCCCATGGGTGGCAtggctgcttccccaggggaccactccttgccctgctctgctcctggccggCACTGACACCGGCTCGAGCCTGCATACTGCAGTGGCAACAGAAGCAGCTCccagtgggagctgtgggaaCAGCCATGCTCACCCTGCTGGCGTCTCCACTCCCACCCCTGTCTCCCCTC
It encodes:
- the LOC128899491 gene encoding maestro heat-like repeat-containing protein family member 6 → MPAEVLMWWDNQQEQCTPIRSAVQSMRVLLCSMGLESQVLAIQEQGGWDALLRAKTHLMGVRIVAREMMEMPTLLRSTFFCQLAEILSGKDPSCEMIAMVFFIETVECSDCEEELQRALKILAMYLQSQCLGMPSLVLRAILRLTQRPDTARKTLVLLPLVLERLRDDDGASSAAALPVLAAMLRLLEGRRLNLAALELADKLWPLFGNESDTVRELSIRLFRDAMRLVARQGKEKMKKVVCNSLLPLLFHLHDESKSVAQVGFPTQLLL